From one Thunnus maccoyii chromosome 6, fThuMac1.1, whole genome shotgun sequence genomic stretch:
- the scn3b gene encoding sodium channel subunit beta-3 — MLTQTTVHLQTLVLLILVVHLSQPVCVDVPSGTEAVLGKTMKLTCISCMKREEVKAKTRVDWYYMKHHEKKENSTTNPKFHIYKYEGDSPVALDGPLSGRLTWNGSQDLQDVSISIINVTFNDSGLYECHVLREFEFDFFTPSVSILKNITLRVKQEASDDTTAIYSEIMMYVLLVFLTFWLLIEMVYCYRKISKSDEQVQDTAY; from the exons ATGCTAACTCAAACCACAGTTCATCTGCAAACTTTGGTACTTTTGATTTTGGTCG TCCACCTGAGCCAGCCAGTATGTGTCGATGTCCCATCGGGGACAGAAGCTGTCCTGGGGAAAACCATGAAGTTGACCTGCATCTCCTGTATGAAGAGGGAGGAGGTCAAAGCAAAGACACGTGTGGATTGGTACTACATGAAACATCacgaaaagaaagaaaatagcaCCACAAATCCCAAATTCCAT ATATACAAGTATGAAGGTGACAGTCCAGTAGCGTTAGATGGACCACTTAGTGGGCGTCTGACCTGGAATGGGAGCCAGGACTTGCAAGATGTCTCCATTAGTATCATTAACGTCACCTTTAACGACAGTGGTCTCTATGAGTGCCACGTGCTCCGCGAGTTTGAGTTTGACTTCTTCActccctctgtctccatctTGAAGAACATCACGTTGAGGGTGAAACAGGAAG CCAGTGACGACACCACAGCAATCTACTCTGAGATAATGATGTATGTGCTGCTGGTGTTCTTGACCTTCTGGCTGCTGATAGAGATGGTCTACTGCTACAGGAAGATCTCCAAGTCTGATGAGCAGGTGCAGGATACAGC GTATTGA